One window of the Dendropsophus ebraccatus isolate aDenEbr1 chromosome 12, aDenEbr1.pat, whole genome shotgun sequence genome contains the following:
- the LOC138768821 gene encoding phospholipase A2 inhibitor 25 kDa subunit-like has protein sequence MSQLRSAFKEYFIFAYRTLGVSADDVYVLKAREQCTQCMAFGLDTCTEGPAETCQSGQVCTSTYILTTKDGNTDDSLFTGCGPTSLCNKTGSYSIMDRSVRMGVSCCSTDNCTSPLPTVPPTNNRRNGKVCQVCGDANEACKATTTMECAGSEDRCFLLVNKITEPAENVESYRGCATKSFCDIASQKMDIGIVKMEMKYLCNGGASAMYRGLEVFTVTALVMLMLLN, from the exons ATGTCGCAGCTGCGAAGCGCTTTTAAAGAATATTTCATATTTGCTTATCG GACATTAGGAGTCTCTGCAGATGACGTATACGTGCTCAAGGCCAGAGAACAG TGCACGCAGTGTATGGCCTTTGGTCTTGACACCTGCACAGAAGGGCCAGCAGAAACCTGCCAATCTGGCCAAGTGTGTACCAGTACATACATACTGACCACCAAAG ATGGGAATACGGATGACTCCTTGTTCACAGGGTGCGGACCCACATCCCTCTGTAATAAGACAGGGAGTTACTCGATTATGGACAGAAGTGTCAGAATGGGTGTGTCCTGCTGTTCTACTGACAACTGCACCTCCCCCTTGCCTACTG TGCCTCCTACCAACAACCGAAGAAATGGGAAAGTTTGCCAGGTGTGTGGAGATGCCAATGAAGCGTGTAAGGCAACCACAACCATGGAGTGTGCTGGGAGTGAAGACAGATGCTTTCTCTTAGTGAATAAAATTACAG AACCCGCTGAAAATGTCGAATCCTACCGTGGATGTGCCACAAAAAGCTTCTGTGACATTGCAAGCCAGAAAATGGATATTGGAATAGTgaagatggaaatgaaatatctGTGTAATGGTGGAGCCAGCGCCATGTACAGAGGGCTGGAGGTCTTTACGGTTACAGCACTGGTGATGCTGATGCTCCTGAACTGA